A single Campylobacter hyointestinalis subsp. hyointestinalis DNA region contains:
- the flgH gene encoding flagellar basal body L-ring protein FlgH, with protein sequence MKTKYIFISILSVFAGCATGTDPKISMQPPVYVEELPSRENGLGQSNPGSLFGRGDNPLFSDRKAMNVNDIVTIVIEETTSQTSKANKATEKDSTISLNGGAFTTPEGSPLSGPLRDVNKIAGIGFSGGSSNKYSGSGSNSRNEAFNTTISARIIKVLNNGNYFIEGSKELLVNNEKQIIQISGVIRPYDISQKNEIESKYIADAKILYKTEGEIQRATKKPWGTSLLEAIWPF encoded by the coding sequence ATGAAAACAAAATATATTTTTATTTCAATTTTGTCTGTGTTTGCAGGTTGTGCTACGGGAACCGATCCGAAGATATCTATGCAACCTCCTGTTTATGTCGAAGAGCTACCATCAAGGGAGAACGGACTTGGGCAAAGTAATCCAGGAAGTCTGTTTGGTAGAGGGGATAATCCGTTATTTTCAGATAGAAAAGCTATGAATGTCAATGATATAGTAACTATAGTCATAGAAGAAACTACAAGCCAAACATCAAAGGCAAATAAAGCTACTGAAAAAGATAGTACTATATCTTTAAACGGCGGAGCATTTACTACGCCAGAGGGCTCACCGCTTAGCGGACCTTTAAGAGACGTAAATAAAATAGCCGGTATAGGATTTAGCGGTGGCAGCTCAAATAAATACAGTGGAAGCGGTAGTAATAGCAGAAATGAAGCATTTAATACGACTATTTCAGCTAGGATCATAAAAGTTTTAAATAACGGAAATTATTTTATAGAAGGTAGTAAAGAACTTCTTGTAAATAATGAAAAACAGATCATACAAATAAGTGGAGTTATAAGACCTTATGATATCAGCCAAAAAAATGAGATAGAGTCAAAATACATAGCTGATGCTAAAATTCTCTATAAAACAGAGGGTGAGATACAACGAGCTACAAAAAAACCGTGGGGAACAAGTCTTTTGGAAGCTATCTGGCCTTTTTGA
- the pta gene encoding phosphate acetyltransferase, protein MLRAIYVLNSDFQKEEFKQKLLEKLNSTYKKIVTFLPIGENNVKNSNTIFEENQAKLYLLGSKQNELIKNVITEFDKIDADFIIVVGGFIETLDDSLAKNLNAPFLLSKDTEFKKGTLNFTVLNDIEEIFSTSSNALTPLRFENLLYKKARSNLKTVVLPESDDERILKASAILLENKAVNIVLLGDKYQINKKAREYGLNLEDIKVYDPQNSDLSDEFATTLYELRREKGMTKEKASELMKDRTYFGTMLVYKGICDAMVSGASTTTAETIRPALQFIKMKPGISTVSGSFIMCLDTKIQLFADCAITPNPTTDQLASIAISTAKTARDFGLEPKVAMLSYSTGSSGSGEDVKFVETATQKARVLAPNLDIEGPIQFDAAVDLGVAKKKLPNSKVAGVANTFIFPNLNCGNITYKAVQRSANAVAIGPILQGLNKPVNDLSRGCLVEDIVNTVLISAIQSQGENR, encoded by the coding sequence ATGCTAAGGGCTATTTATGTTTTAAATTCAGACTTTCAAAAGGAAGAATTTAAACAAAAATTGTTGGAAAAATTAAACAGTACGTACAAAAAAATTGTCACATTTCTACCTATCGGAGAAAATAATGTGAAAAATAGTAACACTATTTTTGAAGAAAATCAAGCAAAATTATATCTGCTAGGTTCAAAACAAAATGAACTGATAAAAAACGTTATAACAGAATTTGACAAAATAGACGCTGATTTCATTATAGTAGTAGGTGGATTTATAGAAACCCTAGACGATAGCTTAGCTAAAAATTTAAATGCGCCATTCCTGCTTTCAAAAGATACCGAATTTAAAAAAGGGACGCTAAATTTCACTGTTTTAAATGACATAGAAGAGATATTTAGTACTAGTAGCAACGCTTTAACGCCTCTTAGATTTGAAAATCTACTTTATAAAAAAGCTAGGTCAAATTTAAAAACAGTAGTCCTACCAGAAAGTGACGATGAGCGCATACTCAAAGCATCTGCTATCTTGCTTGAAAACAAAGCAGTCAATATCGTACTTTTAGGCGATAAATACCAAATAAATAAAAAAGCTCGTGAATACGGACTAAATTTAGAAGATATAAAGGTCTATGATCCGCAAAATAGTGATCTTAGTGATGAATTCGCCACTACTTTATACGAACTTAGACGCGAAAAAGGAATGACTAAAGAAAAAGCTAGTGAGCTGATGAAAGATAGAACGTATTTTGGAACTATGCTAGTATATAAGGGTATATGTGACGCTATGGTAAGCGGCGCTAGTACGACTACAGCAGAGACTATAAGGCCAGCACTTCAATTTATAAAAATGAAACCGGGCATTAGCACAGTTAGTGGTAGTTTTATAATGTGTTTAGATACCAAAATTCAGCTTTTTGCAGATTGCGCCATCACTCCAAATCCCACTACAGATCAGCTTGCTAGCATAGCCATAAGTACAGCCAAAACGGCACGTGATTTTGGCTTAGAACCTAAAGTCGCTATGCTCAGCTACTCAACAGGCAGTAGCGGAAGCGGGGAAGACGTAAAATTTGTTGAAACTGCTACACAAAAAGCCAGAGTTCTAGCACCAAATTTAGATATCGAAGGTCCTATCCAGTTTGACGCCGCAGTAGATTTAGGCGTGGCTAAAAAGAAACTTCCAAACTCAAAAGTCGCAGGAGTCGCAAATACATTTATATTTCCAAATTTAAACTGTGGAAATATCACGTATAAAGCCGTCCAAAGAAGCGCAAACGCCGTTGCTATCGGACCTATACTTCAAGGACTAAACAAACCAGTAAATGACCTAAGCCGCGGCTGTTTGGTAGAAGATATAGTAAATACCGTCCTAATCAGCGCAATCCAATCTCAAGGGGAAAACAGATGA